In Marinicella rhabdoformis, one genomic interval encodes:
- a CDS encoding GlsB/YeaQ/YmgE family stress response membrane protein: MSVEGLIILLVVGAVAGWLAGVLMKGKGFGLVPNIVIGIVGAFVGNYVMGLLNIAIGGGIVGSIINATIGAVILLFLINVIKKATK, encoded by the coding sequence ATGTCAGTAGAAGGTTTAATTATATTGTTGGTAGTCGGTGCGGTTGCGGGCTGGTTAGCTGGCGTTTTAATGAAAGGCAAAGGCTTTGGTCTTGTGCCAAATATTGTGATTGGGATAGTTGGTGCTTTTGTTGGCAATTATGTCATGGGCTTGTTGAACATCGCTATTGGTGGTGGGATTGTTGGCAGTATCATCAACGCCACCATTGGGGCAGTGATTTTATTGTTTTTGATCAATGTAATTAAAAAAGCCACAAAATAA
- the msrA gene encoding peptide-methionine (S)-S-oxide reductase MsrA, producing MKKEIAILAGGCFWGMQDLIRKMDGVIGTRVGYTGGDVSNPTYQNHGTHAEAVEITFDSSVISYRQLLAFFFQIHDPSTVDRQGNDFGASYRSEIFYTTFDQKLAAEKAIRDVDSTSLWPGPAVTKVTQAATFWEAEPEHQDYLERMPNGYTCHFARPDWVLPDSDLSH from the coding sequence ATGAAGAAAGAAATTGCAATTTTAGCTGGCGGCTGTTTTTGGGGCATGCAAGACCTAATCCGTAAAATGGATGGTGTCATTGGAACCCGAGTTGGCTATACAGGTGGAGATGTGTCAAACCCAACATATCAAAACCACGGCACACATGCGGAAGCTGTAGAAATCACCTTTGATAGCTCAGTGATTTCTTACCGTCAATTATTGGCATTCTTTTTCCAAATACATGACCCCAGTACGGTTGACAGACAAGGAAATGATTTTGGCGCCTCTTACCGATCAGAAATTTTTTATACAACGTTTGATCAAAAGTTGGCAGCTGAAAAAGCCATCAGAGATGTTGATTCTACATCCCTATGGCCAGGACCTGCTGTCACAAAAGTAACGCAAGCGGCTACTTTTTGGGAAGCTGAACCAGAGCACCAAGATTATCTAGAAAGGATGCCGAATGGTTACACTTGTCATTTCGCCAGACCTGACTGGGTACTTCCTGATTCAGATTTAAGTCATTAA
- a CDS encoding energy transducer TonB: protein MRLTLIICLIFFCLPVFAQDSKDDEQKKQNQGGPLGLPERTSAPQLNTPVMTSDEPEVVDTSVERPDFGFDESDLDVGGFNPDLDLTSGTEGQTESANDTEIPTEDIGSTDVVTESEPEEEQTDVPKETTEDASPAVLTPVKSLDEYSWHIAQSNEISIPKTLYFSKKQVRLKVTIDPQGQVVKVRGIRNTTPRSVLNYVHQALKSWQFEPPENFGIDKNITKELVIPLVLR from the coding sequence ATGCGATTAACATTAATCATTTGCTTAATTTTCTTTTGTTTGCCAGTCTTTGCTCAAGATTCAAAAGATGATGAACAAAAAAAACAAAACCAAGGTGGCCCGTTAGGCTTGCCTGAAAGAACCTCGGCACCACAATTAAATACACCAGTGATGACATCTGATGAACCAGAAGTGGTAGATACTTCGGTCGAACGACCTGATTTTGGTTTTGATGAATCAGATTTAGATGTGGGCGGTTTCAATCCTGATTTAGATCTGACTTCTGGTACTGAAGGTCAAACGGAATCAGCAAACGATACTGAAATTCCTACTGAAGACATTGGCTCCACCGATGTGGTTACAGAATCCGAGCCAGAAGAAGAGCAGACTGATGTGCCTAAAGAAACAACTGAAGATGCTTCTCCAGCTGTGCTGACACCAGTGAAGTCCCTTGATGAGTACAGTTGGCATATCGCACAATCAAATGAAATTTCTATACCTAAAACACTTTATTTCAGTAAAAAACAAGTGAGATTAAAAGTGACGATTGACCCTCAAGGTCAAGTGGTTAAAGTCAGGGGTATCCGCAATACAACCCCACGTTCAGTGCTTAATTATGTCCATCAAGCACTCAAATCTTGGCAGTTTGAACCACCTGAAAACTTTGGGATAGACAAAAACATCACTAAGGAATTGGTTATCCCATTGGTATTAAGGTGA
- a CDS encoding DUF885 domain-containing protein translates to MKYCFMIAVLLTSLIVDAKVSKKETKKFHALLDQIWQSQLALSPQSAAYFGDKSKSGQLNDVSLSWHEKQNKVIKSAIHELKEINPKKLSNTDRINYQMQQTTLANTLADNLFKEFQMPITAEGSFHVNLASMGRTTRFQNEDDIKNYLNKLKQVPRAMKQHMDNMQAGLDRGFSQPRAIIGHYPEFISTYIKEDSTESPFYQPFMNKPKHVVTTDFTHFQQQAKDIIRNDINPSYNKFKDFMVDEYLPKAKQSIAAYDFPDGKAYYQQQIREYTTLDWTPEKIHNIGLAEVKRIRAEMEQIITDLQFEGSFAEFLEFLRTDPQFYANTPEALLKEARDIAKRMDGKLPELFTKLPRQPYAVNPVPAGIAPNYTTGRYVSAPLNSTRPGQYWVNTYALEKRPLYNLEALTFHEAVPGHHLQGALNAELENLPKFRRYSYISAFGEGWGLYCEKLAKEVGFYQDPYSDFGRLTYEMWRAMRLVVDTGMHAMGMTRDEAIKLMEENTALSKHNVRTEIDRYIAWPAQALSYKLGEIKIWELRNKAEKALGSNFDIRTFHDALLSKGPVPLDVLTVIIDEHIQNERKKANL, encoded by the coding sequence ATGAAATACTGTTTTATGATAGCTGTGTTACTGACTTCATTGATAGTAGATGCAAAAGTCAGTAAAAAAGAAACCAAAAAATTTCACGCTTTACTTGACCAAATTTGGCAATCACAATTAGCATTGTCACCACAAAGTGCCGCATATTTTGGCGACAAAAGCAAATCAGGTCAGCTCAATGATGTGTCTTTAAGTTGGCATGAAAAACAAAACAAAGTCATTAAAAGCGCCATACATGAGTTAAAAGAAATCAACCCCAAGAAACTGTCAAACACCGACCGCATTAATTATCAGATGCAGCAAACCACTTTAGCCAACACTTTGGCGGACAACCTGTTTAAAGAATTTCAGATGCCCATCACTGCTGAAGGGTCCTTTCATGTCAACCTGGCCAGTATGGGAAGAACCACCCGATTCCAAAACGAGGACGACATAAAAAACTACTTAAATAAACTAAAACAAGTACCGCGTGCGATGAAGCAGCACATGGACAACATGCAGGCTGGTCTTGACAGGGGCTTTTCACAGCCACGAGCCATCATCGGCCACTATCCTGAGTTCATATCCACTTACATTAAAGAAGATTCAACCGAATCCCCATTTTATCAACCTTTTATGAACAAACCCAAGCATGTGGTGACTACTGATTTCACACACTTCCAGCAACAAGCAAAAGACATCATCCGAAATGACATCAACCCCAGCTATAATAAATTCAAAGATTTTATGGTAGATGAATACCTACCCAAAGCCAAACAAAGCATAGCGGCTTATGACTTTCCTGATGGTAAAGCCTATTACCAACAACAAATTCGTGAATACACCACCTTAGACTGGACACCTGAAAAAATCCACAACATCGGCCTGGCTGAAGTCAAACGCATTCGTGCTGAAATGGAACAAATCATCACTGATTTACAGTTTGAAGGCAGCTTTGCTGAATTCTTAGAATTCTTGCGTACCGATCCACAGTTTTATGCCAACACACCAGAGGCATTACTCAAAGAAGCCCGCGACATTGCTAAACGCATGGACGGCAAACTGCCTGAGCTGTTCACCAAGCTTCCAAGGCAACCTTATGCCGTAAACCCTGTGCCTGCAGGTATCGCCCCCAATTACACCACTGGCCGCTATGTTTCAGCACCATTGAACTCTACTCGCCCTGGCCAATATTGGGTTAATACCTATGCCTTGGAAAAACGCCCTTTGTATAATTTAGAAGCTTTAACCTTTCATGAAGCCGTTCCAGGCCATCACTTACAAGGCGCGTTGAATGCAGAATTGGAAAATTTGCCCAAATTTAGGCGTTACAGCTACATTTCAGCCTTTGGAGAAGGTTGGGGATTGTATTGTGAAAAACTGGCCAAAGAAGTTGGCTTTTACCAAGACCCTTATTCAGATTTTGGGCGCCTCACTTATGAAATGTGGCGTGCCATGCGCTTGGTTGTTGACACGGGGATGCATGCCATGGGTATGACTCGTGATGAAGCCATCAAACTAATGGAAGAGAACACGGCACTGTCAAAACACAATGTACGTACAGAAATAGATCGCTACATTGCTTGGCCAGCACAGGCTTTGTCGTACAAACTTGGAGAAATCAAAATTTGGGAGTTACGAAATAAAGCAGAGAAAGCTTTAGGGTCAAATTTTGACATTAGAACATTTCATGATGCATTACTATCAAAAGGCCCAGTCCCCTTGGATGTATTAACAGTAATTATTGATGAGCACATTCAGAACGAACGCAAAAAAGCCAACCTGTAA